The sequence below is a genomic window from Massilia oculi.
GCCGAGAACGCCAATCCGGGCTATATGCCGCAGGATCCGACCGAGGAATTCGCCAGCGGCGAGACGCTCACCGACTGGATGGGCAAGTGGACGCAAGAAGGCGACGACGACCAGGCCGTGCGCTCGATCCTGGGCCGCCTGCTGTTCGGCGGCGACGAAGTCAAGAAGTCGGTCAAGGTGCTGTCGGGCGGCGAGAAGGGCCGCATGATGTACGGCAAGCTGATGCTGGGCCGTCACAACGTGCTGCTGCTGGACGAGCCGACCAACCACATGGACATGGAATCGATCGAATCGCTGAACATCGCGCTCGACAAATACGCCGGCACCCTGATCTTCGTGTCGCACGACCGCGAGTTCGTGTCCTCGCTGGCCACCCGCGTCATCGAGATCCGCGAGAACGACGTGGTCGACTTCCAGGGCAACTACGAGGAATACCTGCGCAGCCAGGGCATCGACTGATCGACAGCCAGACATCGGTTCGAAGGAGGGCGGGGCCTCGGCCCCGCTAAGGCGAGGAGACGCGCGAGCATGAATGCCGTAACAGTACCAATCAAGACCTATGAATACGACCGGCCCCAGGCCGGCATGGCCTGCACCGCCGAGGCGTGGGCAAAAGTCCCGAGCGCACCGGAAATGGCCGAGCGCGCCGAACTGAAGGAACGCATCCGGCGGCTCCTGAAAGAGAAGGGCGCCGTGCTGGTGGCCCACTATTACGTGGACGCCGACCTGCAAGACCTGGCCGAGGAAACCGGCGGCTGCGTCTCCGATTCGCTGGAGATGGCGCGCTTCGGCCGCGACCACCCGGCCCAGACCCTGGTGGTGGCCGGCGTGCGCTTCATGGGCGAGACCGCCAAGATCCTCAGCCCCGAGAAAACCATCCTGATGCCCGACCTCGACGCGACCTGCTCGCTCGACCTGGGTTGCCCGGCCGACGAGTTCGCGGCCTTCTGCGACCAGCATCCGGATCGCACCGTCGTCGTGTACGCCAACACCAGCGCCGCCGTGAAGGCGCGCGCCGACTGGATGGTGACCTCGTCGATCGGCCTGGACATCGTGGCCGAGCTGCACGCCCAGGGCAAGAAGATCCTGTGGGCGCCCGACCGCCACCTGGGTTCGTATATCCAGGCCAAGACCGGCGCCGACATGCTGCTGTGGCAGGGTTCCTGCCTGGTGCACGACGAGTTCAAGGGCATCGAGCTCGACCTGCTGAGGGCCGAATACCCGAATGCGAAGGTGCTGGTGCATCCGGAATCGCCCGCCAACGTCGTGGCCCAGGCCGACGCGGTCGGCTCGACCACCCAGCTGATCAACGCGGCCCAGACCATGGACGCGCTACAGTTCATCGTCGCCACCGACAACGGCATCCTGCACAAGATGCGGATGGCGGCGCCGGGTAAAACCTTCATCGAGGCGCCAACCGCCGGCAACAGCGCGACCTGCAAGAGCTGCGCGCACTGCCCATGGATGGCCATGAACGGACTGCGCAATCTTGCCGAGGTGCTGGAATCGGGCGCCAACCAGGTCCACGTCGAGCCGAGCGTGGGCCTGCAGGCGAAACGCGCCATCGACCGCATGCTCGATTTCGCCGCCGCCAAGCGCGCCAAGGCGCTGCCGACCGGCAAACTGGAAAACAATGCCCCTATGTTCTCGGGGGTAGGACCGGCATGACGCTACTTACGAATCCCCACGCCCAGTTCGACGACAAGCTGCAGGCCGCCTTCGAACAGAACATCCTGGCCGCGCTGCTGGAAGACGTCGGCACGGGCGACCTGACCGGCAAGCTGGTCCCAAGCGATACCCTGGTGACCGCCCGCGTGATCGTGCGCGAAGCCGCCGTGCTGTGCGGCGCCCCGTGGTTCGAAGGGCTGATGCTGGCGGTCGACCAGGACACCGAGATCGACTGGCACTACGCCGAGGGCGACCTCATGGCGGCCGACTCGACGGTGTGCACGATCCGCGCCAATCCGCGCTCGCTGCTCACGGCCGAGCGTGGCGCGCTGAACTTCATGCAGCTGCTGTCGGGCGTGGCGACGGCCACCCGTCGCTACGTCGACGTCGTTGCCGGCACCAATGCGGCGATCCTCGATACCCGCAAGACCTTGCCGGGCCTGCGCCTGGCGCAAAAATATGCGGTGCGTGTCGGCGGCGGCAAGAACCAGCGCATGGCGCTGTATGACGGCATCCTGATCAAGGAAAACCATATCGCAGCGGCGGGCGGCGTGACGGCCGCGCTGGGGCGGCAGCGCGCCTTAACTCCGGTGCGCCGGTGCAGATCGAGGTCGAGACCATCGCCCAGCTCGAAGAAGCGCTGGCCGCCGGCGTCAAGTCGGTCCTGCTCGACAATTTCGACCTGGCGCGCATGGTTGAAGCGGTGAAGGTGAACGCCGGCCGTGCGCTGCTGGAAGCGTCGGGCGGCATCAATATGGAGACCGTGCGCGCGATCGCCGAAACGGGCGTCGACCGCATCTCGATCGGCAGCCTGACCAAGGACGTGCGCGCGACCGATTACTCGCTGCGCATCATCTGAACCATCATTCTTTCAGTATTTCATGACCACTTCCGACAAGTTGAAACGTTCGCTCGGCTTTCGCCTGTTCTGGCTCGGCTTCGGCCTGCTGCTGGGCGTGCCCCAGCTCCTCGACGGCATCATGTACGGCATGAAGGGCGAGCTGTTCTTCGGTATCGGCATGCTGCTGGTCGGCATCCGCGGCTTCCTGCGCCCGGTGGTGCTGGGCCGCGCGATGGCGCTCAAGCGCGACGACTCGGCCGAGGCGTCGTCGATCGGCTCGACGGCCGTGCATGGCGCGCTGTCGCTGGCGATGGCGGCGAGCTTGTTCGCTGGCCTCGCGATCAAGCTCGGTAACAGCTAAACCCCGCTTTCGCCGGCCGCCGCCTCCGCATTTTCACGCGCACTCGGCAAGTGGGCCGGCACGCCAACCAGGGACGCGATCGCATCGATCGCTCCCAGCACCTTCCCCGGTTCCGCGTAATGCAGCATATGACCCACGCCAGGCGTGACCGACAGCTCGCTATGGCGTAGCGCCGCGTGCAAGCGCTCGGCATTGTGCGCGCAGTCGCAGACCGCATCCTGGGTGCCGGACAGGATCTGCACGGGGACCTTCAGCCTTCCAAACCGCCGCGCCAGGGATATCGCTGCCGGCACCATCAGGCTGCCATCGGCGGTATTTGCGCGCAATTGGCCGGGACGCAGGGACATCCATGGAGACACTGCGCGAAAGCGCTCGGACACCGGCAAGGGCGCGAACGCGCGCCCGACCGCGGCTGGCCAGATCAGGCGTCCGGCGAGCGGCGCCACGGTGTAGCGCAACGCGTCGCCTACCAGCGGGATGGCTGGCGGCGCGCCGACCATCACGTCCATGCGCACGCTGGGATAGTAGTAGCCCGAGACCAGCACCAGCCCGCGAACGAACTCCGGCACCTGCAGTCCCATGTTCAGCGCCACCAGCGTGCCCCAGGAATGGCCGGTGACGATGGCGCTGTCCACGTTCAGTTCCTGCAGCGCGTGATGCAGCAGGCGCGCCTGCCGGTCCGGGGTCCAGACCGTGCCGCGCGGGCGCTCGCTGTAGCCGAAGCCGGGGCGGTCGAAGGCGATCACCCGGTAGTGTTCGGCGGCGGCGTCCAGCAGGCCGCTGTGTTCCCAGTCGGTGGCGTCGACGCCATTGCCGTGCAGGAGCACCAGCACCGGCCCCTTGCCGCGTTCCAGGTAATGCAGCTTGACGCCGTCGACCGTGATGAAGCTGCCCGCCGGCGGGTGGTCGCGTTCGGCGCGCCGGGACTTGGCGCGTACCACCAGCCAGGACGCCAGCAGGCCCAGGCCGGCGATGGCGACGCCGGCCGACAGGCGGCGCGTGGTGCGCGCGTTGTCGCCAGTGCTTCGATAAGTGCTGATCACATGGTCCCCGATGGTCGATAAGGTCAAGTGGCGGCGCTGGCCGGTTCGCATCCAGCAGCCGCGCCACGTGCGGCAGGATCTGCTCGGCCGAGGCCTCGACCTTGAGCGCCAGCATGTCGTCCGCGCGGGTGCGGCCGAGGTTGATGGCGGCGATCGGCTTGCCCGCCGCCTGCGCCAGCCGGCAGAAGCGGAAACCCGAATACACCATCAGCGACGAACCGACCACCAGCAACGCGTCGGCCGCCTCCATCTGGGCCAGTGCGCAGGCCGTGCGGCTGGGCGGCACGTTATCGCCGAAAAACACGACGTCGGGCATCAAGACCCCGCCACAGTGGACGCAGGCGGGAATGGCGACGCCGCTCACGGCATCGGGATCGAGCGCCGCGTCGCCGTCGGGCAGCGGGGTGGCCATCGCCTGCAGCAGGGCCGGATTGGCGAATTCGAGCTGGGTCTGCACGAAAGCACGGGGAAAGCGCGCATGGCAGGCCAGGCAACTCACATGATGGATATTGCCGTGCAATTCGAGCAGGGCGTGGCTGCCGGCCTGCTGGTGCAGGCCGTCGACGTTCTGGGTCAGGATGAAACCGAGCTTGCCGGCCGCTTCGAGGGCGGCGAGCGCCCGGTGCCCGTCGTTGGGCCTGGCGCGCGCCAGCAGCGGCCAGCCGACCATGCTGCGCGCCCAATAGCGGCGCTGGATCGCCACGTCGCGCCGGAACTCCGGACCCTGGATCGGCAGGCGGCCGCGGCGCACGCCGTCACGGTCGCGGTAATCGGGGATGCCGGAGGCGGTCGACAGGCCGGCGCCGGTCAGGACCAGGGTACGAGGGTGCCTTGCCAAGAAAGAGGCCAGCGCGTCGACGCCGTCTTGAGTGCTGAGACCTTCTGCCATGCCGCTTTTTCCTCCCATGCATGGGATCGTAACATCGGCAATCGGAACACTACACACGATTCCCCGGGTCAGCGCCGCTTATCTGGCGGATACCGCGATCCCGCCCACGATCATG
It includes:
- the nadA gene encoding quinolinate synthase NadA, yielding MNAVTVPIKTYEYDRPQAGMACTAEAWAKVPSAPEMAERAELKERIRRLLKEKGAVLVAHYYVDADLQDLAEETGGCVSDSLEMARFGRDHPAQTLVVAGVRFMGETAKILSPEKTILMPDLDATCSLDLGCPADEFAAFCDQHPDRTVVVYANTSAAVKARADWMVTSSIGLDIVAELHAQGKKILWAPDRHLGSYIQAKTGADMLLWQGSCLVHDEFKGIELDLLRAEYPNAKVLVHPESPANVVAQADAVGSTTQLINAAQTMDALQFIVATDNGILHKMRMAAPGKTFIEAPTAGNSATCKSCAHCPWMAMNGLRNLAEVLESGANQVHVEPSVGLQAKRAIDRMLDFAAAKRAKALPTGKLENNAPMFSGVGPA
- a CDS encoding alpha/beta fold hydrolase, which translates into the protein MISTYRSTGDNARTTRRLSAGVAIAGLGLLASWLVVRAKSRRAERDHPPAGSFITVDGVKLHYLERGKGPVLVLLHGNGVDATDWEHSGLLDAAAEHYRVIAFDRPGFGYSERPRGTVWTPDRQARLLHHALQELNVDSAIVTGHSWGTLVALNMGLQVPEFVRGLVLVSGYYYPSVRMDVMVGAPPAIPLVGDALRYTVAPLAGRLIWPAAVGRAFAPLPVSERFRAVSPWMSLRPGQLRANTADGSLMVPAAISLARRFGRLKVPVQILSGTQDAVCDCAHNAERLHAALRHSELSVTPGVGHMLHYAEPGKVLGAIDAIASLVGVPAHLPSARENAEAAAGESGV